From the Streptomonospora nanhaiensis genome, the window GATCGCCCAACCCCGCCGCAAATTGCGCGATCCACCCCGCGCACCCTGCTAGGGTTGATCCAGCAAAGCGCCCCCTTAGCTCAGGGGATAGAGCAACGGCCTCCGGAGCCGTGTGCGCAGGTTCGAATCCTGCAGGGGGCACCCCAGAGTGATCAGCGGAATCACCCTACTGACCAGCGGATACGCATCAGCGCCCGCTGGTTTTTCATGTCATCTTGCGTCACGAGCCGCCGTTGTTCGCGGCCTTCTGTGGACACACGGTGGACAAGACATACAACGCAAAAAGGGCAGGGGCTCCGAGATCACTTGGAGCCCCCGCCCTCACTTCAGCGATGAAGATGACATGCGTCACACATGGTCGCCCATCCGGTCGATCCACACATCGTCCATTTCCGTCCACACCTGGGCGTAGATGCGTTGCAGCACCTCCACGCTGTGCCCGGCCCATCTGGCCACCTGGGTGGCCGGCACACCGCTGTTCAACCGGTAGGTGACCCCCGCGTGCCGAAGGTCGTAGGGCCGTCGCAGAAGCGGTCCTTCGCGCTCCTCGGGGGTCAGCGCCAGCTCGCGGGTGCGCTGCCATACCCGCCAGTAGGTCGACGGCTGGATGGGGTTGTCCTGTTCACTTCGGAAGAGCCTGCCGTCCGGCCCGCAGCCGAACCGCTCGACGTGCTCCCGCAGCATGGCCACCAGCGCCGGCGGGATGGGAACCGTCCGTGAGGCGCGCTTGCCGCGGCCTTTCAGGCCGCGCTCCTCGTGCACTCCCCCGTCGTCGGTCCACTGCTTGCCCGGCGCCGGGTTGCTTGTGGAAAACGTGAGCTTGCCCCACCCCTGGTCGGGCAGGAGGCATCCTGACCGCCGCAGGCCGACGACCTCCTCGGGCCGCATCATCGCGTAGTACATGCAGCCGAACCAGGCGGCGAACCGAGGTCCCTGGCGCCGCCCGACGTAGCTCACCATCGTCAGCATGTGCCGGGCCTTGGCGGGGTTACCGATGGCGCGCGGGTCGACCTCCTCCTCCGTCTTGGGTGGGCGCCAGTCCGACGGGATGTCCTTCCCCGCGAGCGGGTTCTCTGCGAGGCGCTGGCGCATCACCGCGTACTGCAGGGCGGCGTTAAAGCCCCGCCGCCGCCGGCTGAAGTAGTCGGCGGCGGCGGGCTTCCCGTCCAGCTTCCGACCGCACGCGCGCACGGCCGCACCCAGGTGCTGGGCTTCGGCCAGCGCGCTGACGGGAAGCGACGCCTTCTCCAGCCAGGTCAGTGCCTCCCGGAAGCGCCGCGGGGCGTCCTCAAGCCGGCGCTTGGGGTCGAACGCCCACGCCCGCAGTGCGGCCCGCAGCACGTCCGGATCTGGCCGCCCCGGCACGTCGCGGACGAGCACGGGCGTCACCGCCATGAAGCTCTCCACCATGCCGGTGCGGGTCTTCCCGGCCATGTCCGCCCAGCGGGCGTGGGCGTACTCGACAGCGTGGGCGAACCAGGTCACGTCACGGAGTTCCCGCAGCTTCGACTGCGGCAATCCGGACTCGACCTCGAACTTCTCACCGCGGCCGGCCGCCGCTCGAAGCTCCGCCAGCCAGCCTTCGGCGAGGTCTTCGGTTGCGAACGACTTGGGGTGCACCTTGGCGCCCACCCGCCAACGGGCCTGGTAGGGCTTGGGGTAGTTGTCCTCCCTCCTCTTGGCGCCGGGCTTGCGGCGCACCCGGACTTTGTAGAACTGCACGTCGAAGGTCATCATCCGGCGTTGTTCTCCAGCCATTCGTCAAGCCAGCGGCGACGCACGCGGATCTCGCCGCGCTTGCCGCCCATGCGCTTCATGCGGGGCGCCTCGTTGAGCCGCACCATCCGGTCCCATGTGCTGCGCGAGATCCGCAGCTCACGGCAGACCTCGGAGACCTTGAGCAGTTCGTTGGGGTCGGAGACGGAAGCAGCCTGGGGGCTCATCGGGGGTCGACCTCCAGGTAGACGCGGACGATTCCGGGGTCGTGCCGGTTGGGGTAGGCGGGCGAGGGCGTGCTGGCGGTGAACTCCTGGGCGATGCGGTCGGCGACGGCGGCGACGTCGTCGGGGTGGCCGCTGAGCCGGACCTTGACGATGCGCAGGCGCGGTGGTTTGGGGCGTTGGGCCATGATGGTGGTGCTCCTCTCTGGAGTGGTGGCCCCGGCGCGGTGCTTGGCGGCTGAGCGCCGGGGCCGCGTTGTGTTCCTCAGGCGGTCGACGGCTGGAGTTCGGCGCATGGGCTGCACCGGGCGTCGGCTGGACCGCCGGTCGTGGGGGTGTAGGTGTCGCCGCACCACTCGCACACCGCCTCCGACGGGTGCGGGGCGGCGTCCTTAGAGAGTTGGGCGGCAGTAGTGTCCGCAGCCCCCGCAGCGTCCTCTACCGGCGCTGACCAGCGGTTTTCTGCGGACACTGGTGCGGACGCTGCGGACACTGTGTCCGCTGGTGCTGGTGTGGTCTCACGGGCCGAAAAAAGGGGTCCGCCCTGGTCACCGCCCGGGTGGGGTTCGGTGTCCGGGTGCGGACGCTGAAAGTCGGTGCTCTCGCCGGCGATCTCCACGGTTTCGAGGACGAGGCGGTACAGGCGGTCCCGGCGGCGGTCACGCGAGCGGCCGGCGTCTTCGACGCGGATCCCGATGGCCCGCAGCACCGGCGCGTCGCGCTTGAGCTGCCCGGCGGCGCGGGTTGCGTCGGCGGGCCAGGACTTGGGCGGGTGTTCGGGCGTGACGGCCAGCAGCAGTTTGCCGATGGGGCCTTCCCATTCGCCGCGCTTCTCCACGAGGTCGGCCACGGCCGCGGTGAAGGGCTTGGCGTCCAGCAGGTCGCTGGTCGACACCTCGGTGGCGGCGAGGTAGGTGCCCAGGGTGGACCAGCCGGTGGCGGCGTCCAGGGCGCCCAGGACGCGGGCGAAGTCGGCCATGCGCGGCATCTCCGCGAGATGGGTCTCGGGCAGGCGGGCCAGCACCTGGCAGAGCAGGTCCAGCAGTGCGGCGAGGATGGCCGGGGCGGCCTGGCGGTAGGCGGCGGCCAGGCCGGCGTCGGTGCGGCGCTGGTCGCGCTTGATCGGCAGGAACTCGACCGGAAGCGTGCGTTCGGCCAGGTCGCTGGCGAGGGCGCCGGTGTCGATGCTGGTCATGGCCAGCAGCCGCCGGAACGACAGGACGGTGACGTCGTCGTCGCTGTAAAGCGCCCGATCGAGGTAGCCCTCGCCTGTCACCGCCTTGCACAGGGTGTCCGACAGCCACGGCGCGATCGTGCTGACGTTGTCCAGGCACACCGCCCAGGAGGCGCTGGCGGTGACCGACCATGACTTCTGGTCCTTGGGCAGGGACCGCAGCGGCGCCGGACTGGGATCGATGAGGTTGACCAGCATGGACAGCGCGGTGGACTTGCCGGTGCCCTGCTCGCCGCGGGCGGCGAGGATGGGGTGGGGCATGTCGGGGATGAGCCCGGCCACCAACCACCCAACGATCAGCCGGAAGTCGGGCTCGGCCACGTTGAGCAGCCGCCGCAGGGCGGCCAGGCCGGCCTCAGTGTCCCCGGCCTCGCCGGGTTCGGCCAGGGGCGAGGTGAGCGCCGTGCGGCGGAAGAGCACCGGGCTTTGCGAGGTCGTGCGCCACCCGGTGGGAGTGGCGGTGATGACGCGGCCGTCGGCGGTGCCCAGGTCGATGACCACGGCCTGGTGGCCCCCGGAAGTGGTGTGGGGGGCCAGGCGCAGGTGAACCGGGCGCGGATCGAGCTCCAGGGCGCGCCCTTCCAGCACGGCGACGGCGTCGGTCAGCGCCGACTGCGACGGGACGGCCTGGTACTCGGTGGCGTAGTGGTGGGCGAGCTGCACGCGCAGGCCGCGCTGACCTCGGAGGGGCATGGCGATGGCCGGACCCGACCGGCGGACCGCATAAGCGCGCCCGTCGGCGCCGGCGACGACGTCGACCATGCGGTCGGCCAGCTCGATCAGCTTGGTTGCCTGGGAGGGCTTCTTGTCGTCGGCGGGTCCGGCCTGGCTCATTTAGGCGGCCTCCTTCGGTGCGGTCGCGGGTGTGCGGGTGCGGCGCGGGACGGTCAGGCCCCGGGTGAGGCCGGAGTGGATGGTCGCGGCGATCTCACGGGAGCTGTTGGGCGGGCCGCTGGTGTTGGCTTCGGCGGCGCTCTGGAGTGCGTCGGCCACCGCGGCGGCGTCCAGCAGGCCCTGGGCGGCGAGCTGGCCCAGCGAGACCGCCGCGATGTACAGGGTCTGGTTGCGCTGGCCCTCGGGCGCGGTGGCGACCTTGTCGAGTTCGCCGCGCAGCGCGGCGGTGGCGTAGGCGGTACGGCGTTGGTCGGGGCCGGCGGCCACAGCGGCCAGCACCGCATCGCCCCCCGACTGGCTAGCGTCAGCGGCGGTGGTCGGCGGGACGCGGGGGGTGAGGCGGTGGGCCAGCCACCCGGGCAGCCGCGCGGGCGGGGCAGTGCACACGACCTCGTAGGAGCCGTCTTGGCCGTCGTCGGAGGTGACGCGGCTGCCGGGGCCGACGACGTAGCCGCCGCGGGCGCGGGTGTCGATCAGCCAACCCAGCGTCCCGCTGGTGTTGCCGAGGACAGCCCCGGGCGGGGCGGCGTAGTAGAGGTGGGTGCCGCCGCGGCGGGTGCGCACGGTGAAGGTGTCCAGCAGCAGCCGACGCACGCCCGCTTGCTCGGCGAGGGCGGCTAGAACGTCGGCGCCGTCGGTGATGCCGGGCCGGTCCCATTCCGACGGCGGGCGCTGGCCGGGTTTGGGCTGGTCGAGGTCGATGACGACGAGCCCGGCCCGCCCGGTCGCGATCCCGGGGTTGGCGTCGGGCCACTGGTCCCACCAGGCGCGGATGCGGTCGGGGCCGGTGGTGGCGGCCCGCTCCCAGGCGCGGATCGCGGGCTGTTTGGTGCCCGGCCGCAGCGGGAACACGGGCCAGCCCCGGCGCGCGGCGGCCAGGGCGTAGTCGAGGCGGGTGAAGGTCACGCGGCGCTCCTCTCAGGCAGATCGAAGATGGCGGGCTGATGCCAGGCCGGCAGACCGGCGAGCATCTCGGCCCGCCAGCGCAAGGCGTAGGTGGGGCAGTTCGCGCAGTTGATGTGGGCGATGTCGTGGCCGGGCAGCGGGGGCCGCCGGCGCGCCGCATAGGACCAGGCCAGGGAGTCGGCCGAGGCGAGGAGGTGGTGCATGTGGGCCAGGCCGCGGGTCTTGAAACCGAACCCGTGAAGGCGCAGGCCCTGTCGAGCAAGGTCACCGATGAGGGCGTGCATGGGCGCGGTGGCCTGGCGGCGGCACACCGATCCCAGGCCGACGACGGGTTCGCGGGTGAGGTCGATCCCGGCCCGGGTGTAGGCGTCTACGTGGCGGCGGTAGTCGTCGGGGTGCCAGCCCTGCAACACCGGCACCCACGGCAGATCCGGGGCCAGAGTTCGCAACTCCAGCAGGTTGTCGATGGTGAGGCGCTGATGCTCGGCCACGGTGCGCCCGGTCTTGGCGAGCACGGACGGTTCGCACATCCAGTCCTGCGGCGCGGCCCACTGGATCTGGCCGATCTCCGCGGCGTAGCGTGCCACGGCCTGGGCGTAGTGCTCGGGCGGCGTCTCCCACCTCCCGTACATGGACAGCTCCGTGAAGCCTCCGCTGTCCAGTGCCCAGTCGGTGATGGCGCGGGGCAGGCGGCGGCGGTCGCGCAGGCGGCGGTGGCTGATGAACAGCGGCACGCCGCGGAACCGTTCGTCACGCAGCCAGGTTTCGCGGTGGGTGCCCAGGTAGAACCGGGCACCCACGGGGTTGGTGCTCACGCGGCCTGCCCGCGCCGGGCGGCGCGGCGTCGGCTCCGGATGCGCTCGCGTTCGTGGGCGGTGGTGCCGCCCCACACCCCGCGCGGGGCGTCGGGCCCGCTCAGCGCCAGGGCCGCCTCCAGGCACTCGGAGCGCACGGGGCAGCGGGCGCAGACGCGCTTGGCCCAGGCGATGACGGGGCCGCGCTCAGGCTCGGGGAACCACAGGTCCTGTTCGGTGGGGATCTGCGCGCACAGCGCGCTGCCCATCCAGGACGGGGCCGCGCTCGGGGTCAGGTCCAGCGACGAGGTCATGCGGCGCTCCTCTCGGTTTGGCGGCCCGCGTCGGCGGTGCGGACGGGCACGACGATGTGGCGGTAGGCGGGGTCGTCCTCGTCGGCGGTGAGCAGCACCAGGCCGCTCCCGCCGGGCGGGACCAGCAGGCGCACGGTGCCGCCGGGGATGTGGGACAGGGCGTCGGCGAGGTAGGCGGGGTTGAACGCCACCCGCGTTTCGCTCTGCGCGACGGCGGAGACGGTGTCGCCGCTTTGGGTGTCGTCGACGCCGCATTCGACGTCGATGCGGTCGGCGGTGATGGTCAGGGCCACGGGGGTGTGGCGGTAGGCGATGGTGGCCGCCCGGCGCACGGCCTCCAGCAGCCGCTGGGTGGGGGCGATGACCGCCTCCCCTTCGGCTGCGGTGGTGAAGAAGCGGTTGAGGTCGGGGTAGTCCTTGGTGTCGAGCAGGGTGGCGGTGAGGCTGCGGCCGGCGCCCGCCAGCGTCACCGCTGAGGGCGTGCCGTGGTCTTCGGCGAGGCCGATACGCACGGGGGCGCCGGTCATCGCTCGGGCGGCCGTGGCCAGCACACGGCCGGGCACCAGTACCCGCGCGGCGGCGCCGGGGCGTGTGGGCGTCCAGTCCAGGGCCTGCTCGGCCAGCCGGTAGCGGTCGGTCGCCTGCAGGCGGACCCGTGTGCCCTCCGCTGTGAGGAGGACGCCCGTGAACATCGGGAGGGTGAGGTCGGTGGAGCAGGCCACGTGGGTGCCCGCGACGGCCTCGGCCAGGGCGTCGCCGTCGATCTCGCCCAGCGGCTCGGGCACAGCGGGGGTGTGGGGGTAGTCCTCCAGCGGCAGGGTCAGCAGCCGGAACCGCGCCGAGCCGCAGGACAGGCCCAGGGCGGGGCCCTCGGCCTCCAGCAGGGCGGGGCCGTCGGGGAGGTGGCCGGCGGCGGCGGCCAGCACCCGGCCGGGCGCCAGCACCGCCCCCTCCTCCTCGATGTCGGCGGGGACCTCGGCGCGGGCGCAGGTGTCGTAGTCGAACACGGTCACGCGCAGGAGCCCGTCGGTGGCGTCGAGGCGGACGCCGGCCAGGACGGGCACCGCCGGGCGGGCCGGAAGGAACTTCACGGCCCAGGCCAGTTCGGCGGCCAGGGCACGGGAGTCGACGGTGAGCTTCACAGGTCCTCCATTCCGGGGATGACGAGCTGGACCCAGCCGTCGGGCAGGTCGGCGTCGTCGGCGCGGGCGGCCTTCTCGAAGTCGGTGTCGTCGACGCTGATGACGGCGGTCTCGGTGGTGTCGGTGGTGGGCACGGTGTCCTCCAAAGGGGTCGGGGACCGGTTTGCTGCCGCCACCGCCCCGTGGGGCGGCAGCGGCAGCCGCCGGGTCAGGGCCTGGGGGAGTCGAGTGCGGCCAGCGGGCGCAGACCGTGGGCCGCGCGGTCGCCGATGCGCACCCCGGTATGGGACCAGTCGATGACCGAGGCGGCCGGGCGCACGAAGGGCTCCACGACCGCGTGGCGGCACCGGGACCCGTTGGGGCAGCGGTAGAGGTAGTGCTGGCGGTACTTGCCCAGCCGGCGCGCCCCCGGCTTCTTCCAGGACTGCACCGCCGACACGGTCTGTTCGCACACCGGGCACCAGGCCGCGGGCCGCGGCTGGACGTCGGGCAGCGGGACGCCCTCGCGGGTGGCCACGAAGTAGATCCGGTCGCGCCACTGCGGGGCCGCCGGGTTGCCCTGTCCGCCGGCGTGGGCCGAGGACACCGACACGAACTGCACGCGGTAGCCCAGCGCCTTCATGCCCGCCAGCCAGACGTCCAGCAGCTCCCACTCCGCGGCCTCATAGACGTTCTCCACGAGCACGAACCGGTAGCGGTGGACCTCGGCGGCGCGCAGCACGTCCCAGAAGTTGGCTCGGGTGCGCTCGAAGGCGGCCTGGGGCACGTGCCCGAAGTCCTCGATGTCGGCCTGGCCGGGCACCGCGCGGCGGCGCTTGCGGGGGCGGCCCCCGGCCGGGGACAGCTCGGTGCAGATCGGGGAGGCCCACAGCCCGTCAGTGCGCGGCAGGCGCCGCATGTCGTAGGCGTCGATGTCGGCGCACAGGTGCTCGGCGTCGCGGTGGTTGGCGGCGTCGCAGTTGTGGGAGCGGCTGCCCTTGCGGGTGGCGGATGCGATCCTCATGCCTCAGCCCCACATCAGGAAGTTGCGCAGGTGGCGGTCGCGGGCCTCCTCCTCGGTGATGGCGCCCTGCTCGACCGCGGCGTCGATCAGGTCAGCCTCCTCGTCGCGGCACTCGGTGCACCCGCACTCCTCGACCGTCAAGGAGCCCTCAACGAACTCCGCCACGCATTCCTGGTCGTCGGCGTTGGCCATGATCGTCCTCCGTCAGCTTCGGTGGTGGTTCGGACCGGGCGGTCCCCCCGCCGCCCGCGCACGGCGGGGCGGGCGGCAGAGGCGCCGACCGTGGGCGAACAGGGGTGTTTCTGGCCGCTCATGGGCACGGAAACAGCGGGCGAAACCCGATATCGCCCCAGGTCAGGCCGGGGTCTTGGCGGTATCGGGGGCGAAACCGGTTTCGGGGGCCCTGAAGCCGCCCAGAGTCGGGTTCAGCCCGCCTGGTCGTCCTCGTCGGCGACGGCGGCGCGGCCGACCGCGGCTTGGAGGTCGGCGCGCTTGACGCCCTTGCGGGAGCCGCCGGCGCCGCGCTTGGTGATCTGCCCGGTGTGCACGCCGAAGGGCTTGAGCGCGGCGCTGAGCATGGTGGCCGCCCGGGTCTCATAGGCCCGGACCTGGTCGGGATCCATGTCCTGTACCGGGGTGTCGGTCTGGATCCAGGGGCCGTAGGTTTCGGGCCGGTAGGCCGCCAGCGCCTCGACCAGCCGCACCGAGTGCATGGTGTCCTCGCCGGTGGGCCACACCGCCACCAGGTGGTCGATCACGGTGGTGGTGTCCTCGGGCTCGATGGCCTGGCCGGCGGCCTCACCGGTCAGGGTGCCCGCAGCGGTGCGCAGCGCCAGGGCGCGCTTGCCGATCTCGATGGCCTCGGCCTGCTCGATGAAGGCGGCCCGCACGATCTGGGTGTCGTGGGAGCTCTTGGCCAGCCACCCGGTGCCGGCCTCCTTCTTGGGGTCGAACATCGTGGCGCGCACGCCGTTCTTGTACATCGAGGTGCCCAGCACCATGTCGTTGGCCTGCTGGCCGGTCACCGCCAGGCAGAACCGGGTGGACACGTTGTCGCTGATGACCTTGGGCAGGGACTTGGCGTCGGGCCGCTGGGTGGTGATGACCAGGATGATGCCGTAGGCGCGGGCCTTGCGGATCAGGCGCCCGGCGATGTCGGCGGCCTCCTTGCCGAACTCCTCGTGCTCGAACAGGGTGTGGGCCTCGTCGAACACCGCCAGCAGCGGGTGCAGCCCCAGGTCCTTGCGCTTGGCCAGGTGCGGGTAGACCTTGCGGCCCTTGGGCACCTGGTCGGGCGGCAGGGCGGCGATGACCTCCTTGCGGCGCTTGAGCTCCTTCTCCAGCTTGCGCAGGGCGTCCAGCCCGGAGGCGCAGTGCTCGTCGTCGTCGCCGGAGACGTAGCGGTGGCACACGGGCTGGACGGGGTCCAGGTCACCGGAGCCCTTCATCTCATAGACCCACATCTCGCAGTGGGGGTCCAGCGCCCCGGCCAGGGCCACGACCATCACGCCGCTGGTCTTGCCGGAGCCGGGCACCCCGCCCATCAGCAGGTTGGTGTACATCAGGTTCAGCCCGACGACCTGGCCGCGGGGGTTGAACCCGAAGGGGATGTCCTCGAACAGGTTGGTCTGGCCCGAGGTCATCAGCGGCCACAGCCGCCGCGGGGAGCGGGCCGGGTCCTTCTTGGCCACCCACAGCACCAGCCGCCCCGGGTGGGCCTCGGGGTCGGATTCGGGCCACACCGTGGTCAGCGGGCGCCGCATCGCCGCGGCGAGCTTGGCGCGCTCCTCCAGAACCCGTTCGGCCAGGTGGCCGGGCGGAAGGTCGATCTCGGCACGCCAGCCGGGGCCGTCGGTCTGGATGGGGTTGACGAAGTCGACCCGCCCCTTGACACCCAGCGCCTCGATGGCCTGGACGACCTCGTCCGAGGTCAGCTCCCGCTGGAACTGCGGGGAGGTCCAGCGGTCGATGATGGGCTTGTCGGTGCTGGTGGACCCGGCCAGGCCCAGCGCGGCCAGCAGCGCCACCAGGCCCGCGCCCACCGCCCAGGAGGGCAGCAGCACCACGGCCGCCACCACGGCCAGCGCGGCGGGGGCGCCCACGGCCAGGGAGATGTTGCGGCGGGCGCGGGTGCGCTTGGTCTGGGTGGCCACCAACTGCATCCAGGCGGCCGGGTCGCCGGAGCCGGCGGCGTGGGCCAGCACGGGCTTGGCTTCGACGTCGTTGAGCCAGCACAGCCAGCGGCGCAGCAGCCGGCCGATGCCCCGCGGGGACCGTCCGACCAGCCGCAGCAGGTAGATCGGGGAGCGGGTGGCCTGGTAGGCGCCCATGCGGGCGTAGTACTCCACGATGAAGCGGGCGTTGTCGGTGAACTCCTGCCGGTTGCGCAGGTAGGAGGGGATGACGGCGGGCGCCTCAGCCAGGCGCGCCTGGTGGGTCTCCATCCACCCGGGCCGGTGCGGCGCGAGCGCGTCGACCCGCCGGGGCGCCTCCACCACTTCCCCCTCGACCGGTTCGCCGGGCTGGTCGGGGACCTCGGTGACGGTGGTGCGCCCGGCCGGCTGCTGGCCGGGGCGGGGGAAGGTGATGACCTCGCCGAGCGGACCACCGGGTGTGCGGCCGGTCTCCGGGGCGCGGTGGAACTCGGTGCTCATGGTGGTGCTACCTCCGGGTAGGTGAGCGGGCGGCGTCGAGGACACGGCAGAGATGGGCGCCGCCCGCGGGTGGGTGGTGGAGTGGTGGGGCCGCGCTCAGGCGGCGTCGTCGCGGGCAGCGGGCACGGCCGCCAGCGCGAGGGTCTCGGTGCGCTCCTCGCGCAGCGCCAGGACTCTTTTGGCCCTCTCGAACCCGACCCCCAGGCACTTCTGGACGGCGGACACCGAGGGCTCGCGGTCCAGACGCGCGTCGGCGATCGCGGCGTCCAGCAGGTCGGCCAGGTCTTCGTCTGAGAGCTGCCTCGGCCGGGGCGGCGGCGTGCTCTTGAGAGCGGGCGGGAGCGTGGTGCCCCGGTCGGCGCGCGGCTTCTGAGGGCGCTTGGCAGCGGGTTCGGGAGCCTCTTCCGAAGAGGGCTGTCGGCCCTGCTCAGACGTCGAACGCCGGGGGCTCTCAGAAGTGCTCTTGGCAGAGGCGGTGATGGTCTTGCGGTGGGGCCGTGCCACCAGCGGCAGCAGCCGCGCCCCCTGGGGGGCGCGCACCCACTCAAGAGCGGGCGGCACCACCTCACGAGCACTCTGGGAAGCGGCCCCGGACGGACTCTCAGAAGCACTCTCGGGAGTGCTGCTCAGAGAGGGCGCGGGAGTGCCATCAGGCAGCGTCCACGGATCGGCGGCGGCCACCCCGTCCTGCACGACACTGATCAGGTAGGCGGTCCCGGCCGCGCCGAGCGGCCCCAGAGCGTGCCCGGCCAGGGACGCCAGTGCCGCACTATCCAGAGTGCTCGGC encodes:
- a CDS encoding tyrosine-type recombinase/integrase, which translates into the protein MMTFDVQFYKVRVRRKPGAKRREDNYPKPYQARWRVGAKVHPKSFATEDLAEGWLAELRAAAGRGEKFEVESGLPQSKLRELRDVTWFAHAVEYAHARWADMAGKTRTGMVESFMAVTPVLVRDVPGRPDPDVLRAALRAWAFDPKRRLEDAPRRFREALTWLEKASLPVSALAEAQHLGAAVRACGRKLDGKPAAADYFSRRRRGFNAALQYAVMRQRLAENPLAGKDIPSDWRPPKTEEEVDPRAIGNPAKARHMLTMVSYVGRRQGPRFAAWFGCMYYAMMRPEEVVGLRRSGCLLPDQGWGKLTFSTSNPAPGKQWTDDGGVHEERGLKGRGKRASRTVPIPPALVAMLREHVERFGCGPDGRLFRSEQDNPIQPSTYWRVWQRTRELALTPEEREGPLLRRPYDLRHAGVTYRLNSGVPATQVARWAGHSVEVLQRIYAQVWTEMDDVWIDRMGDHV
- a CDS encoding helix-turn-helix transcriptional regulator, which translates into the protein MSPQAASVSDPNELLKVSEVCRELRISRSTWDRMVRLNEAPRMKRMGGKRGEIRVRRRWLDEWLENNAG
- a CDS encoding ATP-binding protein, producing MSQAGPADDKKPSQATKLIELADRMVDVVAGADGRAYAVRRSGPAIAMPLRGQRGLRVQLAHHYATEYQAVPSQSALTDAVAVLEGRALELDPRPVHLRLAPHTTSGGHQAVVIDLGTADGRVITATPTGWRTTSQSPVLFRRTALTSPLAEPGEAGDTEAGLAALRRLLNVAEPDFRLIVGWLVAGLIPDMPHPILAARGEQGTGKSTALSMLVNLIDPSPAPLRSLPKDQKSWSVTASASWAVCLDNVSTIAPWLSDTLCKAVTGEGYLDRALYSDDDVTVLSFRRLLAMTSIDTGALASDLAERTLPVEFLPIKRDQRRTDAGLAAAYRQAAPAILAALLDLLCQVLARLPETHLAEMPRMADFARVLGALDAATGWSTLGTYLAATEVSTSDLLDAKPFTAAVADLVEKRGEWEGPIGKLLLAVTPEHPPKSWPADATRAAGQLKRDAPVLRAIGIRVEDAGRSRDRRRDRLYRLVLETVEIAGESTDFQRPHPDTEPHPGGDQGGPLFSARETTPAPADTVSAASAPVSAENRWSAPVEDAAGAADTTAAQLSKDAAPHPSEAVCEWCGDTYTPTTGGPADARCSPCAELQPSTA
- a CDS encoding bifunctional DNA primase/polymerase, with product MTFTRLDYALAAARRGWPVFPLRPGTKQPAIRAWERAATTGPDRIRAWWDQWPDANPGIATGRAGLVVIDLDQPKPGQRPPSEWDRPGITDGADVLAALAEQAGVRRLLLDTFTVRTRRGGTHLYYAAPPGAVLGNTSGTLGWLIDTRARGGYVVGPGSRVTSDDGQDGSYEVVCTAPPARLPGWLAHRLTPRVPPTTAADASQSGGDAVLAAVAAGPDQRRTAYATAALRGELDKVATAPEGQRNQTLYIAAVSLGQLAAQGLLDAAAVADALQSAAEANTSGPPNSSREIAATIHSGLTRGLTVPRRTRTPATAPKEAA
- a CDS encoding deazapurine DNA modification protein DpdA family protein, giving the protein MSTNPVGARFYLGTHRETWLRDERFRGVPLFISHRRLRDRRRLPRAITDWALDSGGFTELSMYGRWETPPEHYAQAVARYAAEIGQIQWAAPQDWMCEPSVLAKTGRTVAEHQRLTIDNLLELRTLAPDLPWVPVLQGWHPDDYRRHVDAYTRAGIDLTREPVVGLGSVCRRQATAPMHALIGDLARQGLRLHGFGFKTRGLAHMHHLLASADSLAWSYAARRRPPLPGHDIAHINCANCPTYALRWRAEMLAGLPAWHQPAIFDLPERSAA
- a CDS encoding WhiB family transcriptional regulator, coding for MTSSLDLTPSAAPSWMGSALCAQIPTEQDLWFPEPERGPVIAWAKRVCARCPVRSECLEAALALSGPDAPRGVWGGTTAHERERIRSRRRAARRGQAA
- the dnaN gene encoding DNA polymerase III subunit beta, producing the protein MKLTVDSRALAAELAWAVKFLPARPAVPVLAGVRLDATDGLLRVTVFDYDTCARAEVPADIEEEGAVLAPGRVLAAAAGHLPDGPALLEAEGPALGLSCGSARFRLLTLPLEDYPHTPAVPEPLGEIDGDALAEAVAGTHVACSTDLTLPMFTGVLLTAEGTRVRLQATDRYRLAEQALDWTPTRPGAAARVLVPGRVLATAARAMTGAPVRIGLAEDHGTPSAVTLAGAGRSLTATLLDTKDYPDLNRFFTTAAEGEAVIAPTQRLLEAVRRAATIAYRHTPVALTITADRIDVECGVDDTQSGDTVSAVAQSETRVAFNPAYLADALSHIPGGTVRLLVPPGGSGLVLLTADEDDPAYRHIVVPVRTADAGRQTERSAA
- a CDS encoding DNA cytosine methyltransferase, producing the protein MRIASATRKGSRSHNCDAANHRDAEHLCADIDAYDMRRLPRTDGLWASPICTELSPAGGRPRKRRRAVPGQADIEDFGHVPQAAFERTRANFWDVLRAAEVHRYRFVLVENVYEAAEWELLDVWLAGMKALGYRVQFVSVSSAHAGGQGNPAAPQWRDRIYFVATREGVPLPDVQPRPAAWCPVCEQTVSAVQSWKKPGARRLGKYRQHYLYRCPNGSRCRHAVVEPFVRPAASVIDWSHTGVRIGDRAAHGLRPLAALDSPRP
- a CDS encoding FtsK/SpoIIIE domain-containing protein, producing MSTEFHRAPETGRTPGGPLGEVITFPRPGQQPAGRTTVTEVPDQPGEPVEGEVVEAPRRVDALAPHRPGWMETHQARLAEAPAVIPSYLRNRQEFTDNARFIVEYYARMGAYQATRSPIYLLRLVGRSPRGIGRLLRRWLCWLNDVEAKPVLAHAAGSGDPAAWMQLVATQTKRTRARRNISLAVGAPAALAVVAAVVLLPSWAVGAGLVALLAALGLAGSTSTDKPIIDRWTSPQFQRELTSDEVVQAIEALGVKGRVDFVNPIQTDGPGWRAEIDLPPGHLAERVLEERAKLAAAMRRPLTTVWPESDPEAHPGRLVLWVAKKDPARSPRRLWPLMTSGQTNLFEDIPFGFNPRGQVVGLNLMYTNLLMGGVPGSGKTSGVMVVALAGALDPHCEMWVYEMKGSGDLDPVQPVCHRYVSGDDDEHCASGLDALRKLEKELKRRKEVIAALPPDQVPKGRKVYPHLAKRKDLGLHPLLAVFDEAHTLFEHEEFGKEAADIAGRLIRKARAYGIILVITTQRPDAKSLPKVISDNVSTRFCLAVTGQQANDMVLGTSMYKNGVRATMFDPKKEAGTGWLAKSSHDTQIVRAAFIEQAEAIEIGKRALALRTAAGTLTGEAAGQAIEPEDTTTVIDHLVAVWPTGEDTMHSVRLVEALAAYRPETYGPWIQTDTPVQDMDPDQVRAYETRAATMLSAALKPFGVHTGQITKRGAGGSRKGVKRADLQAAVGRAAVADEDDQAG